The Victivallis sp. Marseille-Q1083 DNA window AGTCTTTTTTGAGATTAATCACCACTTTCTTCAGCGAACCTTCTCCTTCGCTCTGAGTGGTGATTTCCGGGTCATCCTGCAGCGTGATATGGATGATCCGCCGGTCGTGCGCATTCATTTTCGGCAGGGTGACCGGCTGCCCCCAGCGCTTGACTTCCTTGGCGGCATCCTGCGCCTGGGAGATCAACTGTTCCTCCGGAACGCTGTTGCGGTCGCGGCGGTCGCGCCGTTCCCGGCGTTCCCTGGGTTCGCCGCGGCCTTCCGGCGCGCTGCCGTCGTCGTCACGGCGGTCTTTGCCGCCTTTGCGGGCATAACCGTCGATGTCCAGCATGATGCGCGGGCACTCTTCGTCGCCTTTGAACATGATACGGTTCAGCAGCAGTTGCAGACTTTCCAGCGTTTGACCCTTGCGGCCGATGATCCGACCGGCATCTTCCGAGGCCACTTTGATGGCCAGTTTCGAACCTTTTTCTTCCACGTTGAGCGTGGCGTCCAGCCCCAGGTAATCGAGCATGACCGCGAGGGTCTTCTGGGCTTTGGCTTTCTGATCTTCGATTTTACTGATGTCCGACATCTTTTTTGCTCCTTGACAATGCCCGAAGGCATATTCATTGGATGGGCGCCCCGCACGGGCGCCGGATTAAGGTTTTGTTACGCTTTGGCGGCAGCCGCCTTGTTGACCGAATGGCGCTGCCAATACAATTGAATGATACTGAAAATCTGGCTGACCGTCCAATACAACGTCAGGCCGCTGGGCAGATCGTAGAAGAAGAAAACCATCACCAGCGGCATGATCATCATCATCTTCTGTTGCGTCGGGTCCATGGCGCTCGGCGTGATGCGCTGCTGGAAGATCATCAGGCCGGTCATCATCAGAACCAGCGGGTTGATCGACAGATTCATGAAGCCCAGCGGCAGGACCGCCACCGTGTCCGGAGAAGCCAGATCCTTGGCCCAGAGGAAGGAAACCTGGCGCAGTTGCACCGCCGAGTTCAACGC harbors:
- a CDS encoding R3H domain-containing nucleic acid-binding protein, which translates into the protein MSDISKIEDQKAKAQKTLAVMLDYLGLDATLNVEEKGSKLAIKVASEDAGRIIGRKGQTLESLQLLLNRIMFKGDEECPRIMLDIDGYARKGGKDRRDDDGSAPEGRGEPRERRERRDRRDRNSVPEEQLISQAQDAAKEVKRWGQPVTLPKMNAHDRRIIHITLQDDPEITTQSEGEGSLKKVVINLKKD